TTCTGAAGACAGTAAATGCTGTAGGAATTTAGAGGTGAGAAAGATGTCTCTGAATTTGGAGGGTGAGAGAAAGTTTTCCTCAGGGGTAACCCTGGCTTGGAAATGGATCTCGTGGTGAAGTTAGAAGTTAAGCGGAGATAAAGAAGATTATGAAAGACATGCTTGAAAAATGGGGGGAAATCCGTCTGGCTGGGGTTGAGGCACTCAGTGGGAGAAAAGTCAGAGATAAAGTTAGAAAGACAGATTTGCCCATTTGTGGCAGACCCTGATTACCAGGCTAAGGAAATGATACTTTGCTCTGTACATAAATGGGGAGCTGGGAGGGCTTGTGAGACAAGGCTTCAGTGAACCCCCGAATCAGTTTCCTCTTTCCTCCATCCTGGCTTGTCTAAAGGCATTGGTCTGGGAGCCAAGGATTCCAAACTTCTGTCAGTGCTGCCTCCTTCTGACCCACAGCTGTTCCAGGAAAGGTCATGGGAATTCAAGGACCTGAAGCAAGTCCCACATCTGATCTCAACTTGCTGTATGTTTCACTTTCTCAGTCTACAAAAATGAGCCCATTACCTTTATTTATCAAAGGACCAACAAAATTAGGATAACAGGACTTGGATCTGCCCTTGCTTGGAAGGAAACTCTCATGGGCTTTCCATTGGTATCCAGAGGCTGTGTGGAACTCCGGAAGGCAGAGAGGCTTGGCTCTGAAGGGTAGGCACCAATCCAGGACcagccctcctctctcccttcccccttcactcCCTCCCAGCACAGGCGAGAGGAAGCAGCAGCTGTTGTCCTGTGGGGAAGACAGGCAGAGGTCCACCTGGCACTGTTGGGATTTTCACAACACCCGCCCcaacttaaacacacacacacaacagcaGCCTAAGGAGAAGCTCGGCCAACAGCAGTGACTTCGACGATAGAATGAGAAGGAAGCAGGGGTAAAGACTGCTGGTGTAAGggactttttcttcccttctgtcttctctcccaCAATTTTGTCTTCTGCTCTTGCTCTCTCTAagtctttcttctccctcctgtGAAACTCCTGAACCAGTCCCTGGCCTGATGCCtgaatctttttcttcttcctaaccttgtcccccttcctccatctttttcTGTTGCCCCATGAATGCAGTGAAGGCAAAATAGCAAAATTAGCCTACCAAGTACAAGGTGAAGCACATCTTGGAAGCTGGATAATTTGGGCACACAAACAGAATCACCTCCCTTATCCAAATAATTGAGGCAAAACAAAGGTTTCAGTTGAATTGCACATATGGTAGGTTCAACTCTATTTCAATTTTCATGTGCAAACTTAAACCTTTACTCTCTTTTCCCTTTGGACTGAGGCAGTAGGGCCATGTTTATTTCACTTTCACACAGTCCTAAGGCAGCCTTCTACACAGCCCAGCATACTCGAGTTGAAGAACAAACTAGGATAATTACAATGTCAGGAAAACACAAGTGCAGAGGGAAGTTTAAATCATGGCTTGAAAACATCTCACTCTAGAATAATGAGAAGTAGAAAGGAGACCAAGCTAGGCATTCAAATGAGCTTGCAGCCTTCCGCCCAGCCTCCATTCCAAAGGCTAGACTGGCCTCTGCTGATACACATTTGATACACAGCCTGGTTTAAACCGTGGGTTTTATCTCCTAACATTCATGTTTCTACAGCAGCAGGGGCATAATTCTCTATCTAGAACTTCTATCCAGAAGTTCAGCCTGCAAAGCTTGGGACACCTTAACAAAGAAGTGAACAGCTGTTCCCCTAGCCAAGGCCTCGCTGAGGACAAACCAGAAGAGCCAAAGGCCTGTGTGAATTTGTTCTTGATTCTCTTTTGCCATCTAGTGGCATTTCTCATCTccaacaccacattttcttctaaaGATCCTTCATCCTGACCCCCAACCCACAGCTGTGCTGTCCATCTACTAAAATAATGTCCTCTTGGACTCAAAACAAACTCCCCATCCTCCTGACTCAGAATCATAAATGCTGGACCAGAACACAAACCTTATGATCAGGATGGGTTGTGCGACTTCTCCACAGTTATAATCCACACAACAGCCAGGTAATCCTTTAAGCAGACAAGTTCTTTGTTCATTACTTAGAACCCTCCTAGGGTTGCCTATTGTGCTCGGAGTAAAAGTCACAGGCCTTCAAATGGTCTGTAAGTCTTCCCAATGACCTTGTCTCTGGTTCCTCTCTGAACTCTCAGTcacctgctccagccacactggacACACTGCTGTTCCTCCAACACCTTAGGCATCTGTCTGCTCTGGGGCTTTTGCAGTGCTAGTCTCTTCACTTGAAACATTCTTCCTCCCTGATAATCACAAGTTCACTCTTATCTTCAAGTCTCTGCCCCAGAGTCAGCGATTTCAACCATCTTATATAAAATTACTGACCACCAACCCCTATACTGTTCTACTTTTTTCCCCAGCAATTATCACTTTGAGCAaagtatacattttgtttttactgtcttTCTCCAatggaatgtaagctccacaaaGGCAGGGacttttgtctttgtttgtttttgttgtttgtgtgtttgttttttgagacagggtctcactctgtcacccaggctggagtgcagtggtgcaatcatgattTCTCAACACAGATTTTATCTCCaaagctcaagcagtcctcccacctcagcctctggagcagctgggaccacaggcacgcaccaccatgcctggctaatttttcaaatgttttcgtagagacagagtttcatcacattgcccaggctggtcttgaactcgtggccttaggcaatcctcctgccgtggtactaggattacaggtgtggcccaccgtacctggccatttttgccttttttgttcaGTGATATATCCCAAGTACCTCGACActgagtaggtgctcaataaatatttgttgactacaTGAATGAATCATGCCCAAGATTCTGAGATTACCTACCACTTACAGGtaaattctgaaaacaaaaatactactCATCTCAGTTTCACAGGCCTTCTCACACACAGAGGGTGATGCTTCTCTGTCTTGGCGTCTCGGTTCTCCTGAGTGTCATATTCCAAGCTCACAGGAGCCCCCAGAGTAGCACTGACCCAGACGCTACACACAGCTGTCACCACCACAAGGAACAGGACATACAAAGTGAAGGAAGCACTAAGGCAGGATGTTGAGAGCAGCAACACCAATAGCATTTTAAACACGAACATTTGGGAAGTATTAAAGTTTCgtaattttcaataaaaaaggGAGGGAACAAGTGAAATTGAGAGGTGTTGGCTGCCTTCTCCAGGTAAAGCCACATGGCCTTGGTTGGTACCTGGAACTGGAGAGGCCCATGAATCATTGTGGAATGGCTTTGCTACTGGGGATGGTGCCGGGCATCATGACAGtgatgattcacccacctcccTCGTGTCTCTTCCATCTCCTCCGAAAGGTAAGCAGTATATCCAGATGACAAGGAATCAGACAAAGCATCTTTCTAGGCTGTTCGATCTGTACCTCAGGTCAGAGAAGAAGCAACCCTTAACATCACAGTGATTGACTCTTCCCAGGATCGTGGACCACAGGTGTATATGAGAGGATATAAATGACAACTCTTCCTGAAATTGATTTCAGTTGACACCTGGATCAGGTGTTCTATTAAAGAGTCATTAGAACCATGTGGCCAGGGGACAAATATAGTCTTTGAATGTGACGATTCAAGCTTCCTCATTGCTGAACATGTTTAGGCAGGTACAGGCATCCTTAGGTGTCCACGTATTTGGGACATGTAAGTGGAGAGGCATGAACCTGATTCATTTCCTGATCCAGTGATGCTCCCCAGCCTGCCTCCAAACAGACGCAGCATAGCCCAGGCCAGCTCTTAAGGAGTTCAGGAGTGAGAAGAGGCCCTCAGAGATCTGACAGCCTAGCAGCGCGTGGACACCGCCTCAGCCCGCTGAGCAGGAGTCACAGCACGAAGACCAAGCACAAAGGTGAGGCTGCAGTAGGTTCTGGGGAGGAGTGAGGACAGAGAAGGAGGGATGGGCTCTGATCCTGACAGTACACTCGAGTGAGTGATAAAATGGTTAAAGGAGGGACTGGATTTAGGGGAGATGGGGACACGCATTGGGGAAAGGGGAGAGTGATGTTGGGGATGGaggcaaaaaaaatgaaaaagaatgggaACACAGACGAGATGGGAATGGGGACACAGGAACACGGAGACACAAAAGAGAGATTtgagggaaaggggagaggacAAAGAGTGACAGGCAACAGGGACAGAATGAAGGGAGCAGAAATACAAGATGAGAGATGGGGCCACAGGGTTGGTGTTGGGACTGCAGCGGATGTGGACGCacagaagaggaggcagagatgaGACAGTGAGGAAAGGAGACAACCGAGTAGGGAGATGGGTGATTAGCTCATATGAGCAAGTATAGGAGGACTAATTCCTCGACTGAACACCTCTGTCCCAGCGACCCCTGCCCTCCATTCTGACTGCTCCCCCCTTGGAGAGATGGCACCGGCCAGAGCAGGATTCTGCCCccttctgctgcttctgctgctcgGGCTGTGGGTGGCAGAGATCCCAGTCAGTGCCAAACCCAAGGGCATGACCCCATCTCAGTGGTTTCAAATTCAGCACGTGCAGCCCAGCCCTCAAGCATGCAACTCAGCCATGAAAAACATCAACAAGCACACAGAACGGTGCAAAGACCTCAACACCTTCCTACACGAGCCTTTCTCCCGTGTGGCCACCACCTGCCAGACCTccaacaaagcctgcaagaatgGCGATAAAAACTGCCACCAGAGCCATGGACCCGTGTCCCTGACCATGTGTCAGCTCACCTCAGGGAAGTACCCGAACTGCAGGTACAAAGAGAAGCGCCAGAACAAGTCTTACATAGTGGCCTGTAAGCCTCCCCAGAAAGAAGACTCTCAGCAATTCCACCTGGTTCCTGTGCACTTGGACAGAGTCCTTTAGGTTTCCAGACTGCCTTGCTGAGCCTCAATTCCCTCTCCAGGCCTCTGCACCACTCCCCTACACCCAGAGCATTCTCTTCCCCTCATCTCTTGGGGCTCTTCCTGGTTCAGCCTctgctgggaggctgaagctgacACTCTGGTGAGCCGAGTTCTAGAGGGATGGCCTTTcatctttttgttgctgtttcccCAGATGCCTATCCCCAAGAAAGGGGCTAAGCAAGCTCAGGGCTGTGGGTTCCCTGGTCTATGCCTTTGCACATGTCTCCCCTGCCCCCTGGCATTATGGCAGCATGACAAGGggaggaaataaatggaaaagggGCATATGGGATTTGTGGACACAGCTGTTTCTGTTCCTGAACTAGAAGTCTTCCCCAGCTCTGACGTGGCAGTGAGGTGAcctgaagcaaagaaaaatataaataaataccacTTCATATTTGTGTAGAGCCTCCACGTGAATCCTCTAATCCCCTGTGACATAGACTTGACAGGGATTGTATGCCTtctttatggatgagaaaatggagatttTAGAAAGCTTAATTAATTAAAGAGCTTGTCTAATTAGTTAGTAGCAGAACCTGGACTTCAACCTAGGTCTCATTACTCTAAATATAGTGTACTTTCTACTCTACCAGTTGGACAACAAAGAAGACACCATTACAGGGGCAAGAGGAGAACTAGGTAAGAGTTCACCCATGAAGAAATGAGTGCTCTGAAGAGCCAGTTACCCTGTGTTGGCTGCAATAAAGATCATAACCTCTCTAGCCAAGAGATTGTTTATAAGGTGCTCTGGCAtcttattccttctctctcttcctctctaaCTGCCCCTCCCACTTCTCTAGACCACTGCTCTTCTAACCtaggccctgggcctggctctgGCTGGATCCCCTTGGCCTGAAGACATAAGGTAAAGGGAGTGTCTCAACTTCATCCCCCAGATCCAGGATCACATTTCCTTTGACCTTAAAGGACTTCCATGGCCCTGAGCCTGCTTGTCACAAACAGGCTGGTGGGAGCTGCCAGAGCTTCCTTCCTCCTGATAATGATCTCCCCTGCCTCGTTGCTTCCCTGGCTCTCCACTCTGGCAGTCTGCCCAGGCCTGAGGGGTTGAGATGCGAAAATGCCATTTCCCCGTCCCCCTGGGCTACAGATACCATTTCTCCTGCTCTGGTGAGTGGAGCTGGAGAAGATATGGCTTGGTATTGGCCCGTCCTGATGGTCTCTCCAGCATTGCCTGACCAG
The Theropithecus gelada isolate Dixy chromosome 7b, Tgel_1.0, whole genome shotgun sequence DNA segment above includes these coding regions:
- the RNASE7 gene encoding ribonuclease 7; its protein translation is MAPARAGFCPLLLLLLLGLWVAEIPVSAKPKGMTPSQWFQIQHVQPSPQACNSAMKNINKHTERCKDLNTFLHEPFSRVATTCQTSNKACKNGDKNCHQSHGPVSLTMCQLTSGKYPNCRYKEKRQNKSYIVACKPPQKEDSQQFHLVPVHLDRVL